ctcaaacagcgatgcttcatacatgctgagtatattcgatgcattacttgcataaaatacacacgatacttcacaagtatcgacttcctaaataacttagttatttaatatagcatcacatgctgctttctgtgggtcccacgatgcacacactcgagacatcaatcatgtcacaaactgggggatacatactggggtgttggtctggcagtttacaacgtgcagcgcacaacgcgccatcacaagaacgtgtcaggaagtcacggacggttagtgatgatgggagaagtgggcaaaactgatcgtgtaacactaacacactcaacttcactactccatcactccacgttctccacttcccatgagagacgtgggttaggctcaatgacttgtataagtaggttctcctccctattttcaaaaaagatAAGAAGACAAcaaaagcaagtgttgatacaatcgtattcaaacaccgaactgatagcttatattctgcaagccagttcagctttctgatacaagtcatacaaatccaacaccttcacaatctcaacaccttcttcgattccctccctaagatcaaccccatctccttcactttgtgaccgaagcaagtctggaacagccatttcttggtttaggccagagttgtacagattgatttctcgaatcacaagcactcccgtggagtgcatttgtttagggtttagattcattcctcatccacacaccccaaattaccaaattcggcaggaataattttcacccataaacaggggTAAAATAAGCATTTACTAGATCAGGTTTCCAGCTCCTAGTATTTTGGTCTATGAATTCAGATACACGAAAATTAGGATTTGGAGCAGACACATACAAAGGTTCAACCGGGTTTGGAATCCAGTTGTCCCTGAAAGCAAGAATAGCAAGACCATTTCTTACTTCCCAAAAACAGTGTTGAGCAATGAAATCTATACCATAACATATACTCTTTCAAACCCATGTTGATTCAAATTTTTTATTGTAAAGGAAAGCTCTACCATGTTTGAAATATTTGCATTTAAGGATAACAATGCACAAATTAGTAGGAGAGTGTATAATTTTACATGCAGTTTTACTCAAAAGAGATAGATTCACATGCTCAAGATTTTTATAGACGAGACCGCCTTGCAATTTATGAGAACAATTTTTTCCCCAATTGGTAGGATAAAGACCACCTGGATGTGATTTAccccaccaaaaatccctttggGATCTCTCCATTTGTTGAAGGATACCATCTGGAATACGAAAAGTATTCATGTGATAAATTGGGGAAGTTTTTAACACATGTTGAACCAACACGATCGACCTGATTGGTTAAAATGCTTACCTTTCCACTTGGCTACCCTTTTATCAAATTGGTCATTCAAGTGGTTGAATGAATCCATGTGAGATCTAGTAATGAACAGAGGAATACCTAAATACTTCTCATTTAGGTCAATTTTCTTAACATTAAGAGATCTAATTAAAGAAACATCCAGGTTAgggtgaacatttttgctaaagaaACAGCCAGACTTTTGGAAATTTATGACTTGACCGGAACATAGACTAAAATCACGAATAAGACTCATCAGAGTATCAGCTTCATTGTGAGAATCTTTAACAAAGAGTAGGCAGTCATCCGCAAAAAGCAGATGACTAATATTAGGAGCCTCTTTAGTGACTTTTAGACCATGTATAAGTTTACAATTTTCTGCATGCATAAGATACCTGGAGAAGGCTTCCATACATAAAATAAACAGTAAGGAGACAAGGGGTCACCTTGTCTCAAACCCCTAGTAGGTCTATAGGCTTTACACGGAGAACCATTAAGCAAAATAGATATACTAGTGGTACTTACACATTGGAAAATTAAACTACACCAATTCTCAGAAAACCCATACGACTTCAGCACATCCAAGAGGAAAGACCATTCAATCCTgtcaaaggccttagacatgtcAAGTTTAAGACCCATGACTCCACAtttatcctttttctttttcatggtaTGTACCAACTGATGAGCAATGATAATATTGTCCTGAATATGCCTTTGAGGGACATAAGCAGATTGGAAAGGACTTATTATTTTACTCAAAAGCGGTTTCATTCTATTTACTATCATCTTAGAGATTATTTTGTAATTAGAGTTACATAAGGAAATTGGTCTGAAATATGCGGGGGTGGAGGGGTTATTGGTCTTAGGTATTAACGTAAGAAAAGTATGATTCATTTCTTTTAAAAGATGATTGGAGATAAAGAAACTCTGAACTGTTTTCCAGACATCTGTAATAAGAAGGTCCATATTTTCTTTGTAAAATCCAGGCGGAAAACCATCGGGCCCTGGAGCACTCCAGGGGATCATTTGGTTTATGGTATCTCTTATCTCTTGCTGGATAATTGGTGTAAGTAAGACATTATTATCAGCATCAGATATACATGGACTTATACAATTAAGAAACTCATTATTCCTAAAAGGATTAGTAGTAGTTCCTATAGAACTGAAGTGATTGACCAGAAGATTCTCAAGATTAGCTCTATCATTGATCCATTGACCATTATCCATCTTAAGAGCACTAATGTGGTTATAGTGCCTCCTTCTATTGACATAATTGTGGTAGTAACTAGTATTTCTGTCAAAAGAAGTGTAAGACTCTTGTCTTGATTTTTGAGCGTAAAATTCTTCTTGAACTTTTTTCCAATGTTCAAAATCAAGTTCAACTTGTCTGATTTGCTCTATATTCTGAGTAGTCTAAGGAAGACTATTCAGATTTTGAAGCTCACCATTTAGAGTTTTAACTTTTTGGTCAATATTACCAAAATGATGGATATTCCAATTCTTGAGGTCACATTTAATGAGTCTCAATCTGTTTGTAAGCTGATAAGGTGGAGAACCTCTGACAAATTTAGAGTATGAATTTTTTATGACATCTCTAACAGAGGGGCCACAACATTTAAAGTATCTATATGGCTTACTACCCTGAGTAGACATGGAAGAAGTCTCTAGGATAATGGGAATATGGTCACTGCCTATGATATCAATATGGACAACTTTAGAAAGACCATAATGTTGTAACCAAAGACCATTCCCTAAATCCCTATCAATTCTAGCGCAAATAAGGTTATCTCCACTCTGCCTATTATTCCAAGTATACTGAGTGCCAATGTAACCTAAATAAGAGAGGTCAGCACTATCAATAACTTGTTGGATAATAGGAAACTCAGTAGTGGTGGGGGTAGAAAAAGTGGATCATTCATGAGCATGCATAGTGATATTTTAGATCTCCTATTATAACCCAAGGAAGGTTAGCTCTAGACCCGATTTCCCCAATGTAATTCCATTGTTGTACTCTCTCATTGTGGTAAACGGAACCATAAAATAAAGTGACAAGGAATTCAGGCTTACTGAGATCGTTTCTGATAATCACATTGATCATTTTATCAGTGTTTTGGACAATCTGACAATTAAATCCAGATTTCCAAAGTAATGCAATGCCACCAGCAAGACCAATTGAAGGATAAACCCAACAATGAGGAAAGTTAAATCTTTTTAAATAGCCAAACATTTTTTTGGAGTTACTCTTAGTTTCACAAAGGAATATCATTTCAGGGTTTTGAGACCTGATCAAATTCCATAAGGAAGTTTTAGTGGACGGGTTGCCGAAGCCCTGACAATTCCACGACAAGATTCTCATActaagagagaaatcaaaacaaCTAGAACTACAGTTATATAAACCAAAGCAGACCCTGGTGATGGAAATACGACAAAGAGGTATAAAGCTACTACTCTGACAAGCACAGAATAAGACCCAACCTAAATGATAAAATTTAACTGGGGTATTTATGCAGACAGGAAGACCAATAATACTGACAAACAAAGCTGAGAATTCAACAAAACCAATCAAATGAAACTCAACAGTGTAATTTAATTGATTAAATTTTATACCAAACCAAAACACCAAAGATAGTAACTCTAACAAGAAAATGTACCGATAATAAAGTGAGAGCAGTAAACAAACAAGCACAATTGAGAACTATTTTAGTGACAGTGATTGGAAGAGACCTAAGATAGTAATTATTGATGACTGTTTTGTAAAACACCAAAcaaattttagagaaaattagggtttgcaggtAGTAAATCAATGGAAAATTGATAATATATAAATAAGCAAAATTAAGGTTTATAAAATTAGGGGAAATGAAATCACAGATAAGAAATACCTTTTTAGCAGCCTCCATGATATTAATCAGTGTAAGATCACCTTCAACTGCACTTTCCGCCTCAATTTCCTCCATTTCCACACCATCCATGGGTTCAATTAGATTGCCAGTAGATGACTCAGGTTGATTAATGGTCATGTTTGTAGCTGCGATTTTCAGATTGGGTTGATTAGAACGAGTGATTGGAGAGATGAGAAGGGATGAAATCGATTGATTAGAGTTGATGTTGTTTTGAAATGGTTCGGAAGTACCTCGATATCTTTTGCTATTCCTTTCCTCTGAGTTATCCACATTTTCACCGAAATTATCCACCAATAAGGACCCATCTTGGCTGGTAACACTCGTACTAGTGATAAGAGTACCCAATCCATTCTCCCCATTAATGTTAACATCACCATTGTTTCCTTCAGGGGCAGCCCCATCTACAAAATCCTCTTCTTGTTCCAGACTCCAAGCTTCATACTCTTCAGCTGACATCGAATCGAGTTGTAACTGTTGTGCGATTTGTTCACAGTTGTCATCAGAATGATCAATGACAAAACATTGGTCGCACACATTGTAAGGTTGTTTTTCCCAGTAATACTTAACCCAGGCTTCACCTCCAGATGTTGTTCTTAGCAAAGGACCTCTCTTAAGTGGGGATGTTAGTTGCATTCTGAAATtctatttaaattttttctcctcCCAAATCTTGAATAATCTCATCCACCAGAGACACATTTAGGTGTTCTAACTGAAGATTTTTGAACTTAACAGTCCAATTTTGATACAGGAATTTAGTATCTGCCAGCGGAATTCTAGGATTATAGATCTCTACAGCAAGCAAGTAGCCTTTCACAGTCCACGAGGACCTTTTGATGATATCCTCCTACTCATTGGTGGTGCTGAACTTGAAGACAAAGAGATTAGGACCCATGACtttttgcttccttttttttgtatttcttccagATCGCATTAATCTCACCTAAAACTTCCCTTACTTCCAAAACCTCCTGGCAAACGATTTTACCAAGCACACTTTTTGACCATTCATCCGCTGCATTGTTAATAACTTAAGCAGAACCGAGAGTTCTTCTTTGAGGTCTGGATACTCCAATATTTGTTTGTTGCATTTGTGAAGTAATACTAGAGACTTGTAATTGAGGATAAGTCGCCATAATAGGGTACTGAGAGTGCACAGGATGAGACAATTGATTTTGGGAGAGAATATTGCTTCAAATTTTTTTGATGTGAAGGAAACGTAATGACAAAGTTATGTATAAAAGAGATAACCATAACGTAGATCCCGAAATAGGAAAAGGATTTATGACATTGATGATTTTTAGGGTGATTATTTTTCTTAACGACAGCCGGCCTATATAGGAGTTTCTTTTGGCTAAAATTATGCCGATAATTAAAGATGCTAAAATCACGCAAAGTAACGCAGGAACGGCTGTAACCGTTCGTTTCTTGGCAATGAAAGGGACTTTTCATCTTCTGAGACTTTGAAGGAGAACCTGAATACTGGTGGTTGAACTTGAATGATGGTGAGAAATTTCTATCTAGATTATGACCAAATTTGAAGGAGACAACATTAGGCAACCTGTGTGGAACCATCATGGAGGTGATGGAGGGCATAATTGCTGGAGAGAACACAACTGTCGGGGGATGCACCACTGCTAACATTGATTCAAAAAACTGGGGTTGCAGATGAACCACTACTGAAATAAACACCACTGCCTAAACTTACAACTGATTAATATACATGGAAGCTGTAACAAAAGGATTAGTTATCCATAAGACAGAAAAGAACAAAGATAATTATAAAAGAAGGAGAAACTTAAGAGCTTAAAGGAAAAAAGAGATTTAAACTCGAGAAAAAAGAGATTAAACTTAAGACAAAGAATGAAACAAAACGCTCGGGATAAAATGTATATACTTTcttaattttaataaaatttcgTGTTCTAAAAATAAATGACCACGTAATTTTATGTGAGGGAGAGGACCTAAAGAATTAGCTAGTTGGTACAACCATATACTTCACATACACGCGGTGCTTCGCATCGAAGAAGCACGCACACCGCCAATATCCGGTCGGCAGGCGGGCCGAGCTTAGGTCAATCAGGACCTATCTTTTTAGTCAAAATTGCTTTAAATTTTtccttaaaagaaaataaaaaccaatTTATTTCTCCTCGAATCTTTTGCTTCATTGAGGGGCAACTAACtggcattatattattttaaaaacctattataggggctccaaaCATTGGGTTTTGAGGGCTCACAAGATGACAAAATCGGGTTATGatatagtaatcaacaaagtgaCATATCCAATTATTTTTTGTAATGGCTAAAATACCCTCCATGAATTATAAAACTAAATTTATtatcttctctttctcttttcattcataaatcataatgaagatgatgatcataatttcatcatgatgaagattatgatcatatacaaaaaactcaatctattatcttctctttctcttttcattcataaatcatgatgaagatgatgatcataaaaaaacttattattcttctttctcttttcttcttctccgtcgcgatgaagatgacgatcataaaaagaaaaactaagaaaaccaatcacttatttttgtttttgaaaacccCTAAATTCGAACCGTAAGATTGcctacggttgggaaaattcaTACTTCCAAACCGTAAGTAGAAGCTACGGTATGGAAGTATGATTTTTTTCAAACCGTAGGATTTTTGAACCCAGAATATTGGAAGTTAAGAACTCCAAACGTAGACGACTTGCGGTTAGGAAACAACACTGTATGCAAAGTCAATTAAACCTACTGTTTGGAAGTATAAATTTTCCAAACCGTATTCAAATTCAGTACTGTCTACGGTTGGAAAGTATGAACTTTCCCAACTGTAGACAATACTGAAACTGTTTTTTCAAAAATCTAATTCGATTGATTCTTCCTATCCATGCATTAAAACCAATGAAATAAGAtgggtttttttgatttttacctTATTGAAGTCATTGCAGGTGGATTAAGTGGTGTGAATCGATAGTGAATTATTATGAGATTTGATGATTAATTGAAGAAATTGGCGATGAAGGTGATGGGGAAGAAGAAAGTGGAAGAGTTAAAGGAGAGGAATGAAAACAAATTAGTTTTAGGTTTCAATATTAATAGGTTAAgggtattttattatttttcttatgaaTTAGGTCCCCTTATCTTCGTTGCAGGATATTTGAATCCTTAGGAGCCCTCAAAACTCTTTtcttggagcccctataataggtttattattttgttaagaaaaataatttacCACGACATAATTTGCTAGTTCTTTTTCTGCCTGTAGTCTTCTTTATGTCCGCGCATCATGAGAGGAATTGATACTCCATCAATTGCCTTTACTTCACCTTCATTGCACCCTATCCATTTGCAAAATGAACTTGAATTCCCCATTCCAAAATGCAACAAAAACGCTAGTATCCCCTTTTCTTTttacatcttcttcatttgattgTGTGCTTGTTTCTTTTTCCCGAATCtttgttgttgagttcgtatAAGTCGGCAAATATTGTAGTGCTATACAATATTTATATCAGGCAGTTTTATCTTGAACGTAATTTCACTGCGGGGCATTAGCGTCACTCATTATTGAGGTGTACTAGTGAATAATTGTATTAAGGATAACTTGACGATCAAGTGAGTCTATCCTTTTTTTGTTGTGTATTTTCACTGATTCAATAAATTCTAAGAAGAGTGGAAgtaaaaatcaaaagcttcaatcTACTATTACAA
This DNA window, taken from Papaver somniferum cultivar HN1 chromosome 3, ASM357369v1, whole genome shotgun sequence, encodes the following:
- the LOC113357981 gene encoding uncharacterized protein LOC113357981, which gives rise to MQLTSPLKRGPLLRTTSGGEAWVKYYWEKQPYNVCDQCFVIDHSDDNCEQIAQQLQLDSMSAEEYEAWSLEQEEDFVDGAAPEGNNGDVNINGENGLGTLITSTSVTSQDGSLLVDNFGENVDNSEERNSKRYRGTSEPFQNNINSNQSISSLLISPITRSNQPNLKIAATNMTINQPESSTGNLIEPMDGVEMEEIEAESAVEGDLTLINIMEAAKKGTTLGARPSQV